In the Zingiber officinale cultivar Zhangliang chromosome 5A, Zo_v1.1, whole genome shotgun sequence genome, gtaaaaccgatgtaatattactttataacaccggttttacatcggtggaaaaccgatgtaatatgtatatattttaacagcacagatttgattttaaaaccgacaataacaaaaaaaaaaatacacaaatattcacaaattgtacaaatattcttcattcaataatatccataaaatacacaaatattcacaaattatataaataatcttcttacaacaatatccataaaatacccaaacattctttttacatcaaaagcgatACATGTGACAACACAAGGGACACCATTGACACAATACCTGAACAACAAGTGATACACTGCATGCAAAATAGCCGAATAGCATAAGAGCAGAGCCTTTAAGCCAGGCATCGCCTTTCTCAGGACTTTCTTAATGAAGTTGGATCATAGGTGAAGTAACAAAGGCCCCCAACAAAATGACCTTTCCAAAATGTGAAGATTAGGGAACCAGTGATGCAGAAGATGACCCCTGCAAGCTTGGCCCTCCCTCTTACAGTCTTCAAGTTGAGCATTTCCATCCTGAGCAAAAAAAGACCAAATATAGAATGATATTTGAATGAACTAAATTCACTGTAAAATTACTTGGAATTAATATTTGAATCAACCTCAGTACAATTGCCAATAAGAAAGTAAAAGCAGGAATGACATTGCCCAAGGCACTAGCAACAGTTGGAGAAATGAGATGGAGTCCAACGTAGTATACATTTTGCTGAATTGTTATACCCAACATAGCAAGAATGAATATTTTTAGCATGACACCAAATGAGAAGCTGGGTCTTCGATTCCTACAACCATGAGATGAGTTTAAAAACATTCAATTTGTAGTCATATATCTTATTCTCAAAAATTCTAATGAGACATGCTCCTTGAACCTTGCGAGCACATAAGCAAGAGGAGCCAAGATGAGCATGGCAATAAGGTGCCTGTACACTACGAAGACAAGTGCACTTAGTCCTTGTCCTAATGCAAGCTTGCCGAGGATGCTGGATCCAGCATATGCGAACTGGGACACAATCATATAGAAATATGGAGCACATGCTTTCACAGAGGCCATGATCTCCTCACCAA is a window encoding:
- the LOC121979430 gene encoding WAT1-related protein At5g07050-like; the protein is MASVKACAPYFYMIVSQFAYAGSSILGKLALGQGLSALVFVVYRHLIAMLILAPLAYVLARNRRPSFSFGVMLKIFILAMLGITIQQNVYYVGLHLISPTVASALGNVIPAFTFLLAIVLRMEMLNLKTVRGRAKLAGVIFCITGSLIFTFWKGHFVGGLCYFTYDPTSLRKS